From the genome of Streptomyces sp. V1I1, one region includes:
- a CDS encoding M16 family metallopeptidase, with product MQFNPQPAAGEARPWAFPAPERGTLDNGLTVLRCHRPGQQVVAVEICLDAPLDAEPEGLDGVATIMARALSEGTDKHSAEEFAAELERCGATLDSHADHPGVRVSLEVPVSRLPKALGLLAEALRAPAFADSEVERLVRNRLDEIPHETANPGRRAAKELSKQLFPASLRMSRPRQGTEETVARIDSAAVRGFYEAHVRPATATAVIVGDLTGVDLDAVLADTLGTWKGDSATPRPVPPITADDTGRVVIVDRPGAVQTQLLIGRIGADRHDRVWPAQVLGAYCLGGTLTSRLDRVLREEKGYTYGVRAFGQVLRSAPDGSGAAMLAISGSVDTPNTGPALEDLWKVLRTLAAEGLTDAERDVAVQNLVGVAPLKFETAASVAGTLADQVEQSLPDDYQAQLYVRLAETGTVEATAAAVNAFPVDRLVTVLVGDPSQIEEPVRALGIGEVTVVTG from the coding sequence ATGCAGTTCAACCCGCAGCCGGCCGCGGGAGAGGCCCGGCCCTGGGCGTTCCCCGCCCCCGAGCGCGGCACGCTGGACAACGGGCTGACGGTGCTGCGCTGCCACCGTCCCGGCCAGCAGGTGGTGGCCGTCGAGATCTGCCTCGACGCGCCGCTGGACGCCGAGCCGGAGGGCCTCGACGGCGTCGCCACGATCATGGCGCGCGCCCTGTCGGAGGGAACCGACAAGCACTCCGCGGAGGAGTTCGCGGCCGAGCTGGAGCGCTGCGGAGCGACGCTCGACTCGCACGCCGACCACCCCGGCGTCCGCGTCTCCCTGGAGGTCCCGGTCTCCCGGCTGCCCAAGGCGCTCGGCCTGCTCGCCGAGGCGCTGCGCGCACCCGCCTTCGCGGACAGCGAGGTGGAGCGGCTCGTACGCAACCGTCTCGACGAGATCCCGCACGAGACGGCCAATCCGGGCCGCCGTGCCGCCAAGGAGCTCTCCAAGCAGCTCTTTCCGGCCTCCCTGCGCATGTCGCGCCCCCGTCAGGGCACGGAGGAGACCGTGGCCCGGATCGACTCCGCGGCCGTGCGGGGCTTCTACGAGGCGCATGTGCGGCCCGCCACGGCCACCGCGGTGATCGTCGGCGACCTCACCGGGGTGGACCTGGACGCCGTGCTGGCGGACACCCTCGGCACCTGGAAGGGCGACAGTGCCACGCCCCGTCCCGTACCGCCGATCACGGCCGACGACACGGGCCGCGTGGTCATCGTGGACCGGCCGGGCGCCGTGCAGACGCAGCTGCTGATCGGCCGCATCGGGGCGGACCGGCACGACCGCGTCTGGCCCGCGCAGGTGCTCGGCGCGTACTGCCTGGGCGGCACCCTCACCTCCCGTCTGGACCGCGTGCTGCGCGAGGAGAAGGGCTACACCTACGGCGTACGGGCCTTCGGCCAGGTGCTGCGGTCCGCCCCCGACGGGTCGGGCGCCGCGATGCTCGCCATCAGCGGCTCGGTGGACACCCCCAACACCGGACCGGCGCTGGAGGACCTCTGGAAGGTGCTGCGTACGCTGGCGGCCGAGGGGCTCACCGACGCCGAGCGGGATGTCGCCGTGCAGAACCTGGTGGGCGTCGCCCCGCTGAAGTTCGAGACGGCGGCGTCCGTCGCGGGCACGCTAGCCGATCAGGTCGAGCAGTCCCTCCCGGACGACTACCAGGCGCAGTTGTACGTAAGGCTGGCCGAGACCGGCACCGTGGAGGCGACGGCCGCGGCCGTCAACGCCTTCCCCGTGGACCGGCTTGTCACGGTGCTCGTCGGCGACCCCTCGCAGATCGAGGAGCCGGTCAGGGCACTGGGCATCGGTGAAGTGACCGTTGTCACGGGCTGA
- a CDS encoding pitrilysin family protein yields the protein MPMGHTATAQAGSGGLTATEHRLANGLRVVLSEDHLTPVAAVCLWYDVGSRHEVKGRTGLAHLFEHLMFQGSGQVKGNGHFELVQGAGGSLNGTTSFERTNYFETMPTHQLELALWLEADRMGSLLAALDDESMENQRDVVKNERRQRYDNVPYGTAFEKMTALAYPEGHPYHHTPIGSMADLDAATLEDARTFFRTYYAPNNAVLSVVGDIDPEQTLAWIEKYFGSIPAHDGKQPPRDGSLPQIIGEQLREEVVEEVPARALMAAYRLPHDGTRECDAADLALTVLGGGESSRLHNRLVRRDQTAVAAGFGLLRLAGAPSLGWLDVKTSGGVEVPQIEAAVDEELARFAAEGPTPEEMERAQAQLEREWLDRLGTVAGRADELCRYAVLFGDPQLALTAVQRVLDVTAEEVQAVAKARLRPDNRAVLVYEPISADDGEGDDSDETDEHEGTDQ from the coding sequence ATGCCCATGGGTCACACGGCCACAGCGCAGGCCGGTTCCGGCGGCCTGACAGCGACTGAGCACCGGCTGGCCAACGGCCTGCGCGTGGTGCTCTCCGAGGACCACCTGACCCCGGTCGCCGCTGTCTGCCTCTGGTACGACGTCGGCTCACGCCACGAGGTCAAGGGCCGTACCGGCCTCGCCCACCTCTTCGAGCACCTGATGTTCCAGGGCTCGGGCCAGGTGAAGGGGAACGGCCACTTCGAGCTGGTGCAGGGCGCCGGTGGCTCGCTGAACGGCACCACCAGCTTCGAGCGCACCAACTACTTCGAGACGATGCCCACACACCAGCTGGAGCTGGCGCTCTGGCTGGAAGCCGACCGGATGGGCTCGCTGCTCGCCGCGCTCGACGACGAGTCGATGGAGAACCAGCGCGACGTCGTCAAGAACGAGCGCCGCCAGCGGTACGACAACGTTCCGTACGGCACGGCCTTCGAGAAGATGACCGCCCTCGCCTACCCCGAGGGCCACCCGTACCACCACACGCCGATCGGTTCGATGGCCGACCTGGACGCGGCGACCCTCGAGGACGCCCGCACCTTCTTCCGCACGTACTACGCGCCGAACAACGCCGTGCTGTCGGTCGTCGGCGACATCGACCCGGAGCAGACGCTCGCCTGGATCGAGAAGTACTTCGGCTCCATCCCGGCCCATGACGGAAAGCAGCCGCCCCGTGACGGATCGCTGCCCCAGATCATCGGCGAGCAGCTGCGCGAGGAGGTTGTCGAGGAGGTCCCGGCCCGTGCGCTGATGGCCGCCTACCGGCTGCCCCACGACGGCACGCGCGAGTGCGACGCCGCCGATCTGGCGCTGACCGTCCTCGGCGGTGGCGAGTCGTCCCGGCTGCACAACCGTCTGGTGCGCCGTGACCAGACGGCTGTCGCGGCCGGCTTCGGCCTGCTGCGGCTGGCCGGCGCGCCCTCGCTCGGCTGGCTGGACGTCAAGACGTCCGGCGGCGTCGAGGTTCCGCAGATCGAGGCCGCGGTCGACGAGGAGCTCGCGCGGTTCGCCGCCGAGGGCCCCACGCCCGAGGAGATGGAGCGCGCGCAGGCCCAGTTGGAGCGCGAGTGGCTGGACCGGCTGGGTACCGTCGCTGGCCGCGCCGACGAACTGTGCCGGTACGCAGTGCTGTTCGGTGACCCGCAGCTCGCGCTGACCGCCGTGCAGCGGGTGCTGGACGTCACCGCCGAGGAGGTGCAGGCGGTCGCCAAGGCCCGGCTGCGCCCGGACAACAGGGCAGTGCTGGTCTACGAGCCCATCTCGGCCGACGACGGCGAGGGCGACGACAGCGACGAGACCGACGAGCACGAGGGGACCGACCAGTGA
- a CDS encoding DNA topoisomerase (ATP-hydrolyzing) subunit A — protein sequence MARRSTKTPPPDDFEERILDIDVVDEMQGSFLEYAYSVIYSRALPDARDGMKPVHRRIVYQMNEMGLRPDRGYVKCARVVGEVMGKLHPHGDASIYDALVRMAQPFSMRLPLVDGHGNFGSLGNDDPPAAMRYTECRMADATSLMTESIDEDTVDFQSNYDGQEREPVALPAAYPNLLVNGASGIAVGMATNMPPHNLGEVIAAARHLIKHPGADLETLMRLVPGPDLPTGGRIVGLAGIKDAYETGRGTFKIRATVSVEDVTARRKGLVVTELPFTVGPEKVIAKIKDLVSSKKLQGIADVKDLTDRSHGLRLVIEVKNGFIPEAVLEQLYKLTPMEESFGINNVALVDGQPLTLGLKELLEVYLDHRFEVVRRRSEFRRTKRRDRLHLVEGLLVALIDIDEVIRLIRSSENSAQAKERLIEHFSLSDIQTQYILDTPLRRLTKFDRIELESERDRLNGEIDELTGILDSDAELRKLVSGELAAVAKKFGTERRTVLLESASTPIAAVALEVADDPCRVLMSSTGLLARTATGEPPVDEGGRRAKHDVIVSAVPATQRGDVGAVTSAGRLLRISVIDLPQLPDTASSPNLSGGAPVSEFLSLEADERIVCLTTLDESSPGLALGTLQGVVKRVVPDYPANKDELEVISLRDGDRVVGGAELRTGDEDLVFITSDAQLLRYPASQVRPQGRAAGGMAGIKLADGAEVISFAAVDPAGDAVVFTVAGSHGTLDDSVMTAKLTPFDQYPRKGRATGGVRCQRFLKGEDVLVLAWAGAAPARAAQRNGAPAELPEIDPRRDGSGTPLTSPVAVLAGPAG from the coding sequence ATGGCCCGCCGCAGCACGAAGACCCCGCCGCCGGACGATTTCGAGGAGAGGATCCTCGACATCGACGTGGTGGACGAAATGCAGGGCTCCTTCCTCGAGTACGCGTACTCGGTGATCTACTCCCGGGCCCTGCCGGACGCACGTGACGGCATGAAGCCGGTGCACCGCCGGATCGTCTACCAGATGAACGAGATGGGCCTGCGCCCCGACCGGGGCTATGTGAAGTGCGCCCGTGTCGTCGGCGAGGTCATGGGTAAGTTGCACCCGCACGGTGACGCGTCGATCTACGACGCCCTGGTGCGGATGGCGCAGCCGTTCTCGATGCGCCTGCCGCTGGTCGACGGGCACGGCAACTTCGGCTCGCTCGGCAATGACGACCCCCCGGCCGCCATGCGGTACACCGAGTGCCGGATGGCCGACGCGACGTCACTGATGACCGAGTCGATCGACGAGGACACCGTCGACTTCCAGTCGAACTACGACGGCCAGGAGCGCGAGCCCGTCGCTCTCCCCGCCGCCTACCCGAATCTGCTGGTCAACGGCGCGTCCGGGATCGCGGTCGGCATGGCGACGAACATGCCGCCGCACAATCTGGGCGAGGTCATCGCCGCCGCCCGCCATCTGATCAAGCACCCGGGCGCGGACCTCGAGACGCTGATGCGCCTCGTCCCCGGGCCCGACCTGCCGACCGGCGGCCGGATCGTGGGCCTGGCAGGCATCAAGGATGCGTACGAAACGGGGCGCGGCACCTTCAAGATCCGCGCGACGGTCTCCGTGGAGGACGTCACGGCGCGCCGCAAGGGCCTGGTCGTCACGGAACTGCCCTTCACCGTCGGCCCGGAGAAGGTGATCGCGAAGATCAAGGACCTGGTCTCGTCGAAGAAGCTCCAGGGCATCGCGGACGTCAAGGACCTCACCGACCGCTCGCACGGTCTGCGTCTGGTCATCGAGGTCAAGAACGGCTTCATTCCGGAGGCCGTGCTGGAGCAGCTCTACAAGCTGACGCCGATGGAGGAGTCCTTCGGCATCAACAACGTGGCGCTGGTGGACGGGCAGCCGCTCACGCTGGGGCTCAAGGAACTGCTCGAGGTCTACCTCGACCACCGCTTCGAGGTCGTGCGCCGGCGCAGCGAGTTCCGGCGGACCAAGCGGCGCGACCGGCTGCACCTGGTCGAGGGCCTGCTCGTCGCGCTGATCGACATCGACGAGGTCATCCGCCTCATCCGGTCGAGCGAGAACTCCGCGCAGGCGAAGGAGCGGCTGATCGAGCACTTCTCGCTCAGCGACATCCAGACCCAGTACATCCTGGACACCCCGCTGCGCCGGCTGACCAAGTTCGACCGCATCGAGCTGGAGAGCGAGCGCGACCGGCTGAACGGCGAGATCGACGAGCTGACCGGGATCCTGGACTCGGACGCCGAGCTGCGCAAGCTGGTCTCGGGCGAACTGGCCGCGGTGGCGAAGAAGTTCGGCACCGAGCGGCGCACCGTGCTGCTGGAGTCGGCGAGCACGCCGATCGCCGCGGTGGCACTCGAGGTCGCGGACGACCCGTGCCGGGTGCTGATGTCCTCGACGGGTCTGCTGGCCCGTACGGCCACGGGCGAGCCGCCGGTGGACGAGGGCGGCAGACGCGCCAAGCACGATGTGATCGTCTCCGCGGTGCCCGCGACGCAGCGCGGCGACGTGGGCGCGGTGACGTCGGCCGGGCGGCTGCTGCGGATCTCGGTGATCGATCTGCCCCAGCTGCCGGACACGGCTTCGTCGCCCAACCTCTCGGGCGGGGCGCCGGTCTCGGAGTTCCTGTCGCTGGAGGCGGACGAGCGGATCGTCTGCCTCACCACGCTCGACGAGTCCTCGCCGGGCCTGGCGCTCGGCACCCTGCAGGGTGTCGTCAAGCGTGTGGTGCCCGACTACCCGGCGAACAAGGACGAGTTGGAGGTCATCTCCCTCAGGGACGGCGACCGGGTCGTCGGCGGTGCCGAGCTGCGTACGGGCGACGAGGACCTGGTCTTCATCACCTCCGACGCGCAGTTGCTGCGTTACCCGGCCTCGCAGGTGCGGCCGCAGGGCCGGGCGGCGGGCGGTATGGCCGGCATCAAGCTGGCGGACGGCGCCGAGGTGATCTCGTTCGCGGCGGTGGATCCGGCCGGGGACGCGGTGGTGTTCACGGTCGCCGGCTCGCACGGCACGCTGGACGACTCGGTGATGACGGCGAAGCTGACGCCCTTCGACCAGTACCCCCGCAAGGGGCGGGCCACGGGCGGGGTGCGCTGCCAGCGGTTCCTCAAGGGCGAGGACGTGCTTGTACTGGCCTGGGCGGGCGCGGCTCCGGCGCGGGCGGCGCAGAGGAACGGCGCACCGGCCGAGCTGCCGGAGATCGACCCGCGCCGCGACGGTTCGGGCACGCCGCTGACATCGCCGGTGGCGGTGCTGGCGGGGCCGGCGGGCTAG
- a CDS encoding GTP-binding protein yields MVSKPVPVIVLAGFLGSGKTTLLNHLLRRNGGNRIGVIVNDFGSIEIDSMTVAGQVGSTVSLGNGCLCCAVDASELDGYLELLTRPAACIDIIVIEASGLAEPQELLRMLLASDNPRIVYGGLVEVVDAAEFVATRSRHPEIERHLAIADLVVLNKTDRVGETGLDRVLGTLGELSGAAPVIPAVYGRVDHEVLFDPAARPEREKVRQLSFEDLYDHDDDHDHAGHLHSAYDSVGFTAQEPMNPRRLMDFLDSRPEGLYRIKGFVDFGTADPRNRYAVHTVGRFLRFYPEPWPRGAERLTQLVLIGSGVDADKLREGLDECRTAGPQDAPDEHSMWGVLRFVQEEEAAG; encoded by the coding sequence ATGGTGAGCAAACCCGTACCCGTCATCGTTCTCGCGGGCTTTCTGGGATCCGGCAAGACCACCCTGCTCAACCATCTCCTACGGCGCAATGGCGGCAACCGCATCGGCGTGATTGTCAATGACTTCGGCTCCATCGAGATCGACTCCATGACAGTCGCCGGCCAGGTCGGCTCCACCGTCTCGCTCGGCAACGGCTGTCTGTGCTGCGCCGTCGACGCGAGCGAGCTGGACGGCTATCTGGAGCTGCTCACCCGGCCCGCCGCCTGTATTGACATCATCGTCATCGAGGCGAGCGGGCTCGCCGAGCCGCAGGAACTCCTGCGGATGCTGCTGGCCAGCGACAATCCGCGGATTGTGTACGGGGGGCTGGTCGAGGTCGTCGACGCCGCCGAGTTCGTCGCGACGCGCTCTCGGCACCCGGAGATCGAGCGGCATCTCGCGATCGCCGATCTGGTCGTCCTGAACAAGACGGACCGGGTGGGGGAGACGGGTCTCGACCGGGTGCTCGGGACGCTCGGTGAGCTCAGCGGTGCTGCGCCTGTCATCCCCGCGGTGTACGGCCGGGTCGACCACGAAGTGCTCTTCGACCCGGCCGCCAGGCCCGAGCGCGAGAAGGTACGCCAGCTCTCCTTCGAGGACCTCTACGACCACGACGACGATCATGATCACGCGGGGCATCTGCACAGCGCGTACGACAGCGTGGGCTTCACAGCGCAGGAACCCATGAACCCGCGCCGACTGATGGACTTCCTCGACTCCCGGCCCGAAGGGCTGTACAGGATCAAGGGTTTCGTCGACTTCGGCACGGCCGACCCGCGCAACCGGTATGCCGTCCACACGGTCGGCCGGTTTCTGCGCTTCTACCCCGAGCCCTGGCCGCGCGGGGCGGAACGCCTCACTCAGTTGGTGCTCATCGGCTCCGGCGTCGACGCGGACAAGCTGCGCGAAGGGCTGGACGAGTGCCGGACGGCAGGACCGCAGGACGCCCCCGATGAGCACAGCATGTGGGGCGTCCTGCGGTTCGTACAGGAAGAAGAAGCCGCGGGCTAG
- a CDS encoding DUF6082 family protein codes for MTAQSARAGWALRLALWVTAGVGATALIALAAIMVSSWLIQTVESQEGGTAEAATRGQVGDYFGGANAIFSGLAFLSLLVALLLQYQELRMQRRELADQRDELTRSREALHRNAEASMRSLHIELMRMAMDDPDLAAVWNDYPDVSVEEGRQHLYANLIYGHFVLAYDWNRYTDEELMVHARGLQASEPFRRFWEVSRGRKLDLPEGSNERRLVEIMDAVITAARPAT; via the coding sequence ATGACCGCACAGTCAGCCCGGGCAGGCTGGGCCTTACGACTCGCGTTATGGGTCACCGCCGGGGTGGGCGCGACAGCCCTCATCGCCTTGGCCGCGATCATGGTCAGTAGCTGGCTCATACAGACCGTCGAGAGTCAGGAGGGCGGAACAGCCGAGGCCGCCACCCGCGGCCAGGTTGGTGACTACTTCGGCGGCGCGAACGCAATCTTCTCCGGCCTGGCGTTCCTCAGCCTGTTGGTGGCCCTCCTGCTTCAGTACCAGGAACTGCGGATGCAGCGCAGGGAACTGGCAGACCAGCGTGACGAGCTGACGCGTTCCCGGGAGGCGTTGCACCGCAACGCGGAAGCAAGCATGCGCTCCCTGCACATAGAGCTGATGCGGATGGCCATGGACGATCCCGACCTTGCCGCCGTATGGAACGACTACCCGGACGTCTCCGTTGAGGAGGGCCGACAGCACCTCTATGCCAACCTCATCTACGGCCACTTCGTCCTCGCGTACGACTGGAACCGATACACGGACGAGGAACTCATGGTCCACGCGCGGGGCTTGCAGGCCAGCGAGCCGTTCAGGCGCTTTTGGGAAGTCTCACGCGGACGAAAGCTGGACCTGCCGGAAGGCAGCAACGAACGAAGGCTGGTCGAGATCATGGACGCTGTGATCACGGCCGCGCGTCCGGCGACATAG